A region from the Macaca mulatta isolate MMU2019108-1 chromosome 13, T2T-MMU8v2.0, whole genome shotgun sequence genome encodes:
- the EHD3 gene encoding EH domain-containing protein 3: protein MFSWLGTDDRRRKDPEVFQTVSEGLKKLYKSKLLPLEEHYRFHEFHSPALEDADFDNKPMVLLVGQYSTGKTTFIRYLLEQDFPGMRIGPEPTTDSFIAVMQGDMEGIIPGNALVVDPKKPFRKLNAFGNAFLNRFVCAQLPNPVLESISVIDTPGILSGEKQRISRGYDFAAVLEWFAERVDRIVLLFDAHKLDISDEFSEVIKALKNHEDKMRVVLNKADQIETQQLMRVYGALMWSLGKIVNTPEVIRVYIGSFWSHPLLIPDNRKLFEAEEQDLFRDIQSLPRNAALRKLNDLIKRARLAKVHAYIISSLKKEMPSVFGKDNKKKELVNNLAEIYGQIEREHQISPGDFPNLKRMQDQLQAQDFSKFQPLKSKLLEVVDDMLAHDIAQLMVLVRQEESQRPIQMVKGGAFEGTLHGPFGHGYGEGAGEGIDDAEWVVARDKPMYDEIFYTLSPVDGKITGANAKKEMVRSKLPNSVLGKIWKLADIDKDGMLDDEEFALANHLIKVKLEGHELPNELPAHLLPPSKRKLAE from the exons ATGTTCAGCTGGCTGGGTACGGACGACCGCCGGAGGAAGGACCCCGAGGTTTTCCAGACGGTGAGTGAGGGGCTCAAGAAACTCTACAAGAGCAAGCTGCTGCCCTTGGAAGAGCATTACCGCTTCCACGAGTTCCACTCGCCCGCCCTGGAGGATGCCGACTTCGACAACAAGCCCATGGTTCTGCTGGTGGGCCAGTACTCCACTGGGAAGACCACCTTCATCAG GTACCTGCTGGAACAGGACTTCCCAGGCATGAGGATTGGGCCCGAGCCCACCACAGACTCCTTCATTGCGGTGATGCAGGGAGACATGGAGGGGATCATCCCTGGGAACGCCCTGGTGGTGGATCCCAAGAAACCCTTCAGGAAACTCAACGCCTTTGGCAACGCCTTCTTGAACAG GTTCGTGTGTGCCCAGCTACCCAACCCTGTGCTGGAGAGCATCAGCGTCATCGACACACCAGGGATCCTCTCCGGGGAGAAGCAGAGGATCAGCCGGG GGTATGACTTTGCAGCTGTCCTTGAGTGGTTTGCCGAGCGGGTTGACCGCATCGTTCTGCTCTTCGATGCCCACAAACTGGACATCTCTGATGAGTTCTCAGAAGTCATCAAAGCCCTCAAGAACCATGAGGACAAGATGCGGGTGGTGCTGAACAAAGCTGACCAGATCGAGACGCAGCAGCTGATGCGGGTGTACGGGGCCCTCATGTGGTCCTTGGGGAAGATCGTGAACACCCCAGAGGTGATCCGGGTCTACATCGGCTCCTTCTGGTCCCACCCGCTCCTCATCCCTGACAACCGGAAGCTCTTTGAGGCTGAGGAACAGGACCTATTCAGGGACATCCAGAGTCTGCCCCGAAATGCTGCCCTGCGCAAGCTCAATGACCTCATCAAAAGGGCCAGGCTGGCCAAG GTCCACGCCTACATCATCAGCTCTCTGAAGAAGGAGATGCCCTCAGTGTTCGGGAAGGACAACAAGAAGAAGGAGCTGGTGAACAACCTAGCCGAAATCTATGGCCAGATCGAGCGGGAGCACCAGATCTCACCTGGGGACTTCCCCAACCTGAAGAGGATGCAG gaCCAGCTGCAGGCCCAGGACTTTAGCAAGTTCCAGCCACTGAAGAGCAAGCTGCTGGAGGTAGTGGATGACATGCTGGCCCACGACATTGCCCAGCTCATGGTGCTAGTGCGCCAGGAGGAGTCACAGCGGCCCATCCAGATGGTGAAGGGTGGAGCGTTCGAGGGCACCCTGCACGGTCCCTTTGGGCATGGCTATGGGGAGGGGGCTGGAGAAGGTATCGATGATGCTGAGTGGGTGGTGGCCAGGGACAAGCCCATGTATGACGAGATCTTCTACACCCTGTCGCCGGTGGATGGCAAGATCACAGGCGCTAATGCCAAGAAGGAGATGGTGCGCTCCAAGCTGCCCAACAGTGTGCTGGGCAAGATCTGGAAGCTGGCCGACATTGACAAGGATGGCATGCTGGATGATGAGGAGTTTGCACTGGCCAACCACCTCATCAAAGTCAAGCTGGAGGGGCATGAGCTGCCCAACGAGCTGcctgcccacctcctgcccccGTCCAAGAGGAAACTTGCCGAGTGA